The Toxoplasma gondii ME49 chromosome III, whole genome shotgun sequence genome includes a window with the following:
- a CDS encoding hypothetical protein (encoded by transcript TGME49_254820), whose amino-acid sequence MKTTFLSRVAKLRRQGEPFLFPGEAPGDSENFVEDDGTDETRERANTGEVGETGEGEEIQTARANSGMGIPSISAFFEELLPPEIFPTFSKSCKGGYSLRVVRSPLIPLGRGASAFRQASRLLHDFDPTVFTENGDTTGQGTARGDNQRHAKWRQEKHRQEKQREEDTWREGKWGQGEKERAGMKREKGSVQFVVSNSRDLDQNEGGDGTVSARCSRGDSETFRVGSPAALLLRHLPFRWRLLPLTVAAREMNSPVALSGAPERPLCTQFGTEENEVMPQTPGTKRFRACVQRNVKQRESAVKEKDNEKEETKTEREEREKHGPKALHRGVVRCSSLWFAVARSPVSSSYSGFLVFRLFFLPPSSPPGFSSSSREGEVLLEVLAVHRGEHGETLPFSAELPGLLASRLGFELRRQLKARLQRVRALEEAPERKREEAQNEEGSEYREEKEGDAKPREDESDDLMQDASYEVWQRDESGDAQSSPSYLSRSDEGRGTKESATSPPPAIRSTGPRPSVDSRPGRTRKSFLNSWRRRFWSFQWSRQAAARNNFSKLSRARSHWRPKPPAPGG is encoded by the coding sequence ATGAAAACGACCTTCCTCAGTCGAGTTGCGAAACTTCGTCGACAAGGAGAAccgttcctctttcctgGGGAAGCACCTGGGGATTCAGAGAACTTCGTCGAAGACGATGGCACAGAcgagacaagggagagagcgaacacGGGAGAAGTCGGGgaaactggagaaggcgaggagatcCAAACTGCACGCGCGAATTCGGGCATGGGCATCCCGTCGATTTCGGCGTTTTTCGAGGAGCTTCTGCCTCCTGAAATCTTCCCCACCTTCTCCAAATCCTGCAAAGGAGGCTATTCCCTGCGAGTAGTCCGTTCGCCTCTTATTCCTCTCGGACGAGGCGCGAGTGCCTTTCGCCaggcttcgcgtctcctccacgacTTCGACCCCACAGTTTtcacagaaaacggagacaccacGGGACAGGGCAcggcgcgaggagacaatcagagacacgcaaagtggagacaagaaaaacacagacaagaaaagcagagagaagaagacacatggagagaaggcaaatggggtcagggagagaaggaacgagcTGGAatgaagcgagagaagggcagCGTCCAGTTCGTGGTTTCGAACTCGAGAGACTTGGATCAAaacgagggaggagacggcaCAGTCTCCGCGAGGTGctctcgaggagacagcgagaccTTTCGTGTGGGGTCTCCCGCcgcgcttctgcttcgccaCCTGCCTTTCCGATGGCGACTGCTGCCGCTGACGGTCGCGGCGCGGGAGATGAACTCCCCCGTCGCTCTGTCTGGAGCCCCAGAGCGCCCCCTTTGCACGCAGTTCGGaacggaagagaacgaggtcATGCCGCAGACGCCCGGGACGAAAAGGTTCCGCGCTTGCGTTCAAAGAAATgtgaagcagagggagagtgcggtaaaggagaaggacaacgagaaggaagagacaaagacggagagggaagagagggagaagcacgGTCCGAAAGCTCTGCACAGAGGAGTCGTCAGATGCAGTTCCCTCTGGTTTGCTGTTGCCCGCAGTccagtctcttcctcttaCAGCGGATTCCTGGTCTTCcggcttttcttccttcccccgtcttcgcctcctggattctcttcgagttcgagggaaggcgaagtTCTTCTGGAAGTCTTGGCTGTGCACAGAGGCGAACACGGAGAGACTTTGCCATTCTCGGCGGAGCTTCCCGGCCTCCTCGCCAGCCGCCTCGGCTTCGAACTCCGCAGGCAGCTGAAGGCGAGGCTTCAGCGAGTGCGAGCGCTGGAAGAAGCGCccgagcgaaaaagagaagaggcgcagaacgaggaaggcagcgagtacagagaagagaaagaaggagacgccaaacccagagaagacgagagcgacgatCTGATGCAAGACGCTTCGTACGAGGTgtggcagagagacgaaagcggagacgcgcagtcttcgccttcctaTCTGTCTAGGAGTGACGAAGGCCGAGGAACAAAGGAGTCTGCGACTTCGCCGCCGCCTGCCATACGAAGCACGGGGCCTCGACCAAGCGTGGACAGCAGACCTGGCAGAACGAGGAAGTCCTTCCTCAacagctggagaagacgctTCTGGAGTTTTCAGTGGTCACGACAGGCTGCGGCGAGAAATAACTTCTCTAAGCTGTCGCGCGCCAGATCTCACTGGAGACCAAAGCCGCCTGCGCCAGGCGGCTGA
- a CDS encoding hypothetical protein (encoded by transcript TGME49_254830) produces the protein MLGEAASVEAAVGLDAVGDGEKQFPVSASSPVPKGDTATSLTSSLSSSSSPCSLSSSPSSCTVSRTPSSSSSSSAAPCSLALSLCSSPSSSVPLNRVTLEISSADLLSSPPTPSSKPRSACSTVDCAEITQEEEEAEDDAADEECCTEDEEDEEEEDEEEEDEEEDEEEAVEGEDEDWRRRSVCSPDKRREGRDEEERGGDAFATEEKRRRMGRQRRTQRPLTENEVYATLSRRLGVDDLLRRYSQRAAKAERKEQEAQAHREEDEIDDRDETRKRDLPSLGDLTFAFCNLQHDSETNQISFAPLPVTNASACSPSPLSRSSCLCGASESSICTCKASPSGSMPRGPAVYTAWPDEDVCRFLRSQHRRGWRRPHRAASPSGDRLPQSPLAQCPSSSVSSLPASSVSSPPASSVSSPLASSVSSPLASSVSSPPAFSAPCASDAHASPPGGLIDSAPRVCLPSSSPRPDAKAAPSSRCCASCSAGQGETLQRRAVHAALLAVLRRGVMRAARMQKVIAICTFLDLLSSTEMQDIFVDLLFSAPPLRDAPPPKAYLVSLLKCLYVAAELRQLPLSDRFAEAIFEHVSAYSKSDDMDDKPFVAYETLDVARPPQVFTFRILPCRNELGMRTWTAGFFLVEYLATYGHQFRCLSCLCPSLAASPLPHGNSTLLSSCSSLRCSASVAPFSLSSSSLVSGSFSTFRACCCVENAKGGNLQNGKNFEGGQKRLSWSRQMLAKIEAAQPRKLSRVPPKRHDPEGKRDSGDDRHGRSETTAADNRRFDSLPTIASSSSRSPSASRLTSSSSVSSCACCRAFAPLSVLELGSGLGVTASVLCAPALPRCVSGEASHSTSPRANDGEALETVSKNSDSSVSSSSSSSSFSVSSSAPSSQASLPSLRYTGDARLSACCVYVASDFMPSILANCSSNLSRNAVELSARTPRGGAPKRGEASAHATNSGSGETTGKEREKREREETMVETYGGGVKKDLQEGMDEAEMTLARGKTESGEERKQQSSALSPQVFLELFDFADAQRRATPLLQKICDESRREAKRRRQRFCPTPFVSASPPSSSSPAQAPCSDLTSGVLLVVGADLIYDEGLNALLASALATLLRCPLEDEKDETGEAWTLNVEGEERGKGREKEGDKSEKNRQTEKGEKRGCTTVEWRRIAVLCSAVREEATREHFLRELEKHDLLHIEDRRPVARILPYERRRIVVDIIVPREAM, from the exons tcggctgctccttgttctctcgctctttctctctgctcgtctccctcgtcgtcTGTCCCTCTGAATCGCGTGACGTTGGAGATTTCGTCTGCAGATCTTTTGTCCTCGCCGCCGACGCCTTCGTCGAAGCCgcgcagcgcatgcagcacgGTCGACTGCGCTGAGATTAcccaggaggaagaggaagccgaagacgacgcagcagacgaggaaTGTTGTActgaagatgaagaagacgaagaagaagaagatgaagaagaagaagatgaagaagaagatgaagaagaagcagttgaaggagaagatgaagactggagaagacgaagtgTCTGCTCTCCAGATAAACGGCGtgagggaagagacgaggaggaacgagGTGGAGATGCCTttgcgacagaagaaaaaaggaggcgaatggggaggcagagaagaacgcagaggcccttgacagaaaacgaagtcTATGCTACTCTCAGCCGTCGTCTGGGCGTCGACGACCTGCTCCGGCGATACAGCCAGAGAGCcgcgaaagcagagaggaaggaacaggaAGCGCAGGCGCATCGCGAGGAAGATGAGATTGACGACAGGGACGAAACTCGAAAGCGAGatttgccttctctcgggGACCTCACCTTTGCCTTCTGCAACCTCCAGCACGACTCTGAAACAAATCAAATCTCCTTTGCTCCCCTCCCAGTAACCAATGCTTCTGCTTGTTCTCCATCTCCTTTATCTCGTTCATCGTGTCTCTGTGGGGCTTCCGAATCTTCGATCTGCACCTGCAAGGCTTCGCCTTCCGGCAGTATGCCTCGAGGCCCAGCAGTCTATACAGCCTGGCCAGACGAAGATGTCTGCAGATTTCTCCGCTCTCAGCATCGCCGCGGATGGCGGCGGCCGCATCGggccgcttctccttccggTGACAGACTGCCACAGTCTCCCCTTGCACAGTGCCCatcttcctccgtctcttctcttcccgcttcctccgtctcttctcctcccgcttcctccgtctcttctcctcttgcttcctccgtctcttctcctcttgcttcctccgtctcttctcctcccgctttctctgctccgTGTGCGTCtgatgcgcatgcatcgcctCCGGGTGGTTTGATCGACTCTGCGCCCCGCGTTTGCTtgccctcctcttctccgcggcCTGACGCGAAggctgcgccttcttcgcgctgcTGTGCGTCTTGTTCTGCTGGCCAGGGAGAGACACTGCAGAGGCGGGCGGTCCACGCAGCGCTTCTGGCGGTGCTTCGCCGCGGCGTGATGCGCgctgcgcgcatgcagaaagttATTGCCATTTGCACCTTCCTGGATCTCCTCAGCAGCACCGAA atGCAAGATATCTTCGTCGatctgctcttctctgcgcctccccTACGAGACGCACCGCCTCCGAAGGCGtacctcgtttcgcttctcaaGTGTCTCTACGTCGCAGCCGAGCTGCGCCAGTTGCCTCTTTCTGATCGATTTGCGGAAGCCATTTTCGA gcatGTGAGTGCGTACAGCAAAAGCGATGACATGGATGACAAGCCGTTTGTGGCTTATGAGACTCTCGACGTCGCCCGCCCCCCTCAGGTCTTCACCTTCCGCATCTTG CCGTGCCGTAACGAGCTCGGCATGCGCACATGGACTGCAGGattcttcctcgtcgagtACCTCGCCACCTACGGCCATCaatttcgctgtctctcgtgtctctgtccttcgctcgctgcgtctcctttGCCTCATGGCAACTCGactctcctgtcttcctgttcttcccttcgatgttctgcttctgtcgcccctttttctctctcttcgtcctctcttgtATCTGGTTCGTTTTCGACGTTTCGCGCATGCTGTTGTGTCGAGAACGCGAAGGGAGGGAACTTGCAGAATGGAAAGAACTTCGAGGGAGGTCAAAAGCGGCTTTCCTGGAGTCGGCAGATGCTAGCGAAAATCGAGGCTGCGCAGCCTCGAAAGCTCAGTAGGGTGCCTCCCAAAAGGCACGACCCTgaagggaaaagagacagtggTGACGATCGACACGGTCGCAGCGAAACAACTGCGGCAGACAATCGAAGATTCGATTCTCTCCCCACTattgcttcctcttcttctcgctctccttccgcgtctcgtctcacttcctcttcttctgtctcttcttgtgcTTGTTGTCGAGCATTTGCTCCTTTGAGTGTGTTGGAACTTGGCAGTGGCTTGGGGGTGACAGCGTCGGTTCTCTGCGCCCCCGCGCTGCCGAGATGCGTCTCGGGTGAGGCGTCTCACTCGACGTCACCAAGGGCAAACGATGGAGAAGCGCTGGAGACAGTATCCAAGAATTCGgattcttctgtctcttcttcctcttcgtcttcctctttctctgtttcttcttctgctccttcttcgcaggcGTCGCTTCCCTCGTTACGCTACACTGGAGATGCTCGACTCTCTGCTTGCTGTGTGTACGTCGCCTCCGACTTTATGCCGAGCATTTTGGCGAATTGTTCCTCGAATTTGAGCCGAAACGCCGTCGAACTTTCTGCAAGGACTCCTCGTGGCGGAGCGccgaagcgaggagaggcgagcgcACACGCGACGAACTCTGGAAGCGGAGAAAcgacaggaaaggagagagagaagagagagagagaggaaacgatgGTGGAGACTTATGGAGGCGGAGTAAAGAAAGATTTGCAAGAGGGGAtggacgaagcagagatgACGTTGGCGCgtggaaaaacagagagtggagaagagcgaaagcaGCAAAgttctgctctgtctccacaaGTGTTCCTCGAGCTTTTCGACTTCGCTGACGCCCAACGACGAGCAACTCCGCTGCTGCAGAAGATCTGCGATGAAAGTCGGCGAGAAGCCAAGCGACGGCGGCAAAGGTTCTGTCCTACtccgtttgtctctgcttcacctccatcctcttcgtctcccgcgcAAGCTCCGTGTTCAGACCTCACGTCGGGCGTTCTCCTCGTTGTCGGCGCAGACCTCATTTACGACGAAGGCCTCAATGCCCTGTTAGCCAGTGCTCTAGCGACTCTTCTTCGATGTCCActcgaagacgagaaggacgaaaccGGGGAGGCCTGGACTCTCAAcgtggaaggcgaggagcgagggaaagggagggaaaaagaaggagacaaaagcgagaagaacaggcagacggagaagggtGAGAAGCGAGGATGCACGACTGTAGAATGGCGCCGCATTGCCGTTCTCTGTTCCGCCGTCAGAGAGGAGGCAACTCGCGAGCACTTTCTGAGGGAACTGGAGAAACACGATCTTCTCCACATCGAG GACCGACGCCCCGTCGCGCGCATCCTGCCGTACGAGAGACGGCGAATCGTCGTGGACATCATCGTCCCGCGGGAGGCGATGTAA